One genomic region from Xylocopa sonorina isolate GNS202 chromosome 8, iyXylSono1_principal, whole genome shotgun sequence encodes:
- the LOC143426545 gene encoding zinc finger CCCH-type with G patch domain-containing protein, which translates to MTDAESLREAIAQYEQQLAQVQATLAVTTQEPDRENLLSLQSDIQELITLTKESLQGVETSSEDLDDDDDDDDDIDDPLAKEYALFKAELEKTSNDSESNEQDKQDDGASNNIEEELRQLEGMKCRAPHGSSWGGIGYHNAMICSVHRNDNMGIKNMQDIKVRVLFLNPTHKEMLPCPYYLDGKCKFSDEDCRFSHGELVPLSSIQEYREPDFQNIKMGSRVLAKQSNQLWHRCVVLKMPEKEGDLYRVKFEANGNITEVFLPDLLPLGDAELEMSDTSEDSDSESDSTGYFKEDIVHKSVLTVESNAPLGNWEKHTRGIGSKLMAQMGYVIGTGLGKHSDGRVEPVEATILPAGKSLDHCMELRENAGGDENLFSVERRMRKQQQKLEQQREKQYQREKEREQKNVFNFINATIGDKPKTESQNNISKTKSNLKTESNRQLNVASLQIGENILRLERESMKLKESLARHAKGSVHYNNIILKYNEKQTELIGLRASEKSIAAEQDQRKNRAKLSIF; encoded by the exons ATGACAGACGCGGAAAGTTTGAGGGAAGCGATCGCACAATATGAACAACAG TTAGCTCAAGTTCAGGCAACCCTAGCCGTGACTACGCAGGAACCAGATAGAGAGAATTTGTTAAGTTTACAATCAGACATACAAGAACTTATTACGTTAACGAAAGAAAGCTTACAAGGTGTCGAAACGTCCAGCGAAGATTTAGATGACgatgatgatgacgatgatgaCATCGATGATCCGTTGGCAAAGGAATATGCCTTGTTTAAG GCAGAACTGGAGAAAACTTCAAATGACTCTGAGAGTAATGAGCAGGATAAACAAGATGACGGAGCTTCAAATAACATAGAA GAAGAGTTGAGGCAGCTTGAAGGCATGAAATGTAGAGCGCCTCATGGTAGCAGTTGGGGAGGCATTGGTTATCATAATGCTATGATATGCTCTGTTCATCGCAATGATAATATGGGAATAAAAAATATGCAAGATATAAAG GTCAGAGTGTTATTTCTAAATCCGACGCATAAAGAAATGCTTCCTTGTCCTTATTATTTGGATGGGAAATGTAAATTCTCCGATGAAGATTGTAGATTCTCACACGGAGAATTGGTACCCTTATCTAGTATACAAGAGTACAG AGAACCCGATTTTCAAAATATAAAAATGGGTAGTAGAGTACTGGCCAAGCAAAGTAATCAATTATGGCATAGGTGTGTTGTACTGAAGATGCCAGAGAAGGAAGGAGATTTGTATAGAGTTAAATTCGAAGCAAATGGTAACATTACAGAAGTTTTTTTGCCAGATCTCTTACCTCTTG GTGACGCAGAATTGGAAATGTCAGATACGTCTGAGGATAGTGATAGCGAAAGCGATTCAACGGGATACTTTAAAGAAGATATAGTTCATAAATCGGTTCTTACGGTAGAAAGTAACGCACCATTAGGAAACTGGGAGAAACACACACGTGGTATAGGTAGCAAATTAATGGCTCAAATGGGCTATGTAATTGGCACTGGTCTTGGAAAGCATTCAGATGGTAGGGTAGAACCAGTTGAAGCAACAATACTGCCAGCTGGTAAATCTTTGG ATCATTGTATGGAATTGCGTGAAAATGCTGGTGGAGATGAAAATCTATTTTCCGTAGAACGTAGAATGCGAAAACAGCAACAAAAATTAGAACAACAAAGGGAAAAACAGTATCAGAGAGAAAAAGAGCGAGAGCaaaaaaatgtatttaatttcaTTAATGCAACCATAGGTGATAAAC CTAAAACCGAGTCGCAGAACAATATTTCGAAAACTAAAAGTAACCTTAAAACAGAATCAAATCGGCAATTAAATGTAGCAAGCTTGCAAATTGGGGAAAATATTTTAAGATTAGAACGGGAATCGATGAAATTGAAAGAATCATTAGCAAGGCATGCGAAAGGAAGCGTTCATTATAATAACATTATACTGAAGTATAACGAGAAACAAACGGAACTTATTGGTTTAAGAGCATCTGAAAAAAGTATTGCTGCTGAACAAGACCAACGGAAGAACAGGGCAAAGTTATCAATATTTtga